CGCGGCCTTGACCGTGCCGCCAAGGGCGGTCACGCACAGCACGCGGCCGCCGGAAGTGACGATGGACCCATCCTGGCGTTGCGTGCCCGCGTGAAACACCATGGCATCTTCGGTTGCCAGCGGAAGACCGTGGATCGCATCGCCCTTGCGCGGATGCAGCGGATAACCGTGCGCGGCCATGACCACACCCAAAGCCGGACGACGGTCCCATTCCAGTTCCATCTTGTCGAGGGCACCCGAGGTGGCGGCCATCATCACGTCGAACAGATCGGTTTTCAGCCGCATCATGATGGGCTGGGTTTCCGGGTCGCCCATGCGGCAGTTGAACTCCAGCGTCTTGGGCTTGCCGTGGGCATCAATCATCAGGCCGGCGTACAAAAAGCCGGTAAACGGAATACCGTCCTTTTCCATGCCCTTGATGGTCGGCAGGATGATTTCGCGCATCGCCCGGGCATGCACATCGGGCGTGACCACCGGGGCTGGCGAATACGCGCCCATGCCGCCGGTGTTCGGACCCAGGTCGCCGTCGAGCAGACGCTTGTGGTCCTGGCTGGTGGCCATGGCTGCCACGTTCTTGCCGTCGCACATGACGATGAAACTGGCTTCTTCGCCTTGCAGGAATTCCTCGATGACGACGCGCGCGCCGCCTTCGTTGTGCGTCACGCCCAGCGGGTTGAATTCCTTGTCGGGCGCCAGCATGAACTCGATGGCCTCATGCGCCTTGTGCAGCGTCATCGCCACCACCACGCCCTTGCCAGCCGCCAGGCCATCGGCCTTGACGACAATCGGCGCGCCCTTTTCATCGATATAGGCATGCGCCGCCGCCGCATCGGTGAAGGTCTCATACTCCGCCGTCGGAATATGGTGGCGCTTCATGAAGGCCTTGGAAAAGGCCTTGGAGCTTTCCAGTTGCGCGGCCGCCTTGGTCGGGCCAAACACCCGCAGGCCATGCTTGCGGAACTCATCGACGATGCCAGCGGCCAGCGGCTGCTCGGGGCCAACGACCGTCAGCGCTATCTTTTCAGTAGCTGCCCATGCACGCAGGGCTTGCACATCCGTGATATTTATGTTCTCAAGCCGAGAATCTAACGCCGTTCCGCCATTGCCCGGCGCGACATAAACCGCCTGTACCTTCGGCGACTGGGCCAGTTTCCAGGCCAGCGCATGCTCACGGCCGCCGCCACCGATTACTAAAACTTTCATGCTGCAGCTTTCATTGTTGTCTTTATAAGAATGGTTTATTCGGAAAGCTCGGCGTTGTGGAAGACTTCCTGCGTGTCGTCCATATCTTCCAGCACATCCAGCAGCTTTTGCATCTTCTGGGCATCTTCGCCCGTCAGTTCAATCGTGTTGTCGGCGCGCATGGTGACTTCGGCCAACTCGGGCGTCAAGCCGGCCGCTTCCAGCGCGTTCTTGACGCTTTCAAGCTCGGTGTAAGGCGTCAGCACTTCAATCGCGCCGTCTTCATGCGCGATCACATCGTCGGCACCGGCCTCCAAAGCCACCTCCATGACCTTGTCTTCGCTCGTGCCGGGCGCAAAAATCATCTGGCCGCAGTGCTTGAACTGGAACACCACCGAGCCTTCGGTGCCCATGTTGCCGCCGTGCTTGGAAAACGCATGGCGAACTTCGGCCACCGTGCGCACCTTGTTGTCGGTCATGCAATCGACCAGAATCGCCGCGCCGCCAATGCCATAGCCTTCATAACGAACTTCCTCGTAGTGAACGCCTTCGAGGTTGCCCGTGGCCTTGTCGATGTTGCGCTTGACCGTGTCGGCCGCCAGGTTGGCCGCCTTTGCCTTCTCAACCGCCAGGCGCAAGCGTGGATTGGTCGCCAGGTCACCGCCGCCCAGGCGTGCGGCCACCATGATTTCGCGGATGACCCGCGTCCAGATCTTGCCGCGTTTGTCGTCCTGGCGACCCTTGCGGTGCTGAATATTCGCCCATTTACTATGACCAGCCACGGAAAATCCTTTTGCAATTGATTTAATCTATACGCTGCATTTTACTTTTCGCTTGTCTTCTCTCCGGCAAGTTTCATCAGGACCACCCAAATCATGGCCGATCCGCTCCTCATTGCCAAAAATTCCTCGACCCAATGCGAGCTTCTGCCTGCGCTGGCCAACCGGCATGGGCTGATCACCGGCGCCACCGGAACGGGAAAAACAGTCACCTTGCAGACCCTGGCCGAAAGCTTTTCCAGGATCGGCGTGCCCGTCTTCATGGCCGACGTGAAGGGCGACCTGACCGGCATCAGCCAGGCGGGCACGCTGGGCGAAAAAATGGCCGGCATCCTGAAAGAGCGCGGCATCGTCGCACCCGATCCCCTGGCCTGCCCGGCCACGCTGTGGGACGTGTTTGGCGAACAGGGCCATCCGGTGCGCGCCACCGTGTCCGACATGGGGCCGTTGCTGCTCGGCCGCATGCTCAACCTGAATGAGACGCAGGAAGGCGTCCTCAACCTGGTCTTCAAGATTGCCGACGACAACGGCCTGCTGCTGCTTGACCTGAAGGATTTGCGCGCCATGCTGCAGTACGTCGGTGAAAACGCCAAGGACTTCACGACGAAATACGGCAACGTCAGCGCCGCCAGCGTGGGCGCCATCCAGCGCGGGCTGATGCAGATCGAAACCCAGGGAGGCGCCAAATTCTTCGGCGAGCCGATGCTCAACATCAGCGACTTCATGCAGACCGACAGCGCCGGGCATGGCGTCGTCAACATCCTGGCTGCCGACAAGCTGATGCATTCGCCGCGCCTGTATGCCACTTTTTTACTGTGGATGCTGTCGGAGCTGTTCGAGCAGTTGCCCGAAATCGGCGACCCCGACAAGCCCAAGCTGGTGTTCTTTTTTGACGAGGCCCATTTGCTGTTCACCGATGCGCCAAAAGCGCTGGTCGAGCGCATCGAACTGGTGGTGCGGCTGGTGCGCTCCAAGGGCGTGGGTGTTTATTTCGTCACGCAAAATCCACTCGACATTCCGGACTCGGTCCTGGCCCAACTGGGCAACCGGGTGCAGCACGCCCTGCGCGCCTACACCCCGCGCGACCAGAAAGCGGTCAAGGCGACAGCCCAGACGATGCGGCAAAAGCCCGGGCTGGACATTGAAACCGCCATCACCGAACTCGCCGTGGGCGAAGCGCTGGTGAGTTTCCTGGATGCCAAAGGCCGCCCCAGCGTGACCGAGCGGGTTTACGTGCTGCCGCCCGGCAGCCAGATCGGTCCCATCTCGTTGCCCCAACGCCAGCAGTTGCTGCAGGACTCGCTGGTGGCCGGCGTGTATGAAAAAGAAATGGATCGGGTATCAGCTTACGAAATGCTTCTGGAGCGTGCTGGCTCTGCAGCCAGCCCGGCCTCTACAGCGCCCAACGGCGGCGCGGCGGGCGAGTCGGCGTTTGGCGGCATGCTGGGCGGACTCAATGACGTGCTGTTTGGCACCACGGGACCGCGCGGCGCCAGGCATGACGGCCTGGCACAAAGCATGGCCAGGTCCGCCGTTCGCACCATGGGCTCTACCGTAGGCCGCGAAATCATCCGCGGCGTACTGGGCAGCCTGTTTGGCGGCAGGAAACGCTGAAAAATCCGAATCAACCACCCCAAGAAAGCCCGCCACTCATGAGCAACGTCCACCTGATCAGCCATCCGCTGGTGCAACACAAGCTGACCCTGATGCGTCGCAAGGACGCATCCACCAGCACCTTTCGCACCTTGCTCAATGAGCTGAGCAACCTGATGGCCTATGAAGTCACCCGCGACATGCCGCTTCAGGACATAGAAGTCGAAACGCCGCTGGAGACCACGACCGGCAAGATCATTGACGGAAAAAAGCTCGTTCTGGTTTCCATCCTGCGCGCCGGCAACGGTTTTCTCGATGGTTTTCTCAACGTGGTGCCCGGCGCCCGCGTAGGCCACATCGGCCTGTA
This DNA window, taken from Polaromonas hydrogenivorans, encodes the following:
- a CDS encoding YebC/PmpR family DNA-binding transcriptional regulator; the protein is MAGHSKWANIQHRKGRQDDKRGKIWTRVIREIMVAARLGGGDLATNPRLRLAVEKAKAANLAADTVKRNIDKATGNLEGVHYEEVRYEGYGIGGAAILVDCMTDNKVRTVAEVRHAFSKHGGNMGTEGSVVFQFKHCGQMIFAPGTSEDKVMEVALEAGADDVIAHEDGAIEVLTPYTELESVKNALEAAGLTPELAEVTMRADNTIELTGEDAQKMQKLLDVLEDMDDTQEVFHNAELSE
- the purD gene encoding phosphoribosylamine--glycine ligase, whose protein sequence is MKVLVIGGGGREHALAWKLAQSPKVQAVYVAPGNGGTALDSRLENINITDVQALRAWAATEKIALTVVGPEQPLAAGIVDEFRKHGLRVFGPTKAAAQLESSKAFSKAFMKRHHIPTAEYETFTDAAAAHAYIDEKGAPIVVKADGLAAGKGVVVAMTLHKAHEAIEFMLAPDKEFNPLGVTHNEGGARVVIEEFLQGEEASFIVMCDGKNVAAMATSQDHKRLLDGDLGPNTGGMGAYSPAPVVTPDVHARAMREIILPTIKGMEKDGIPFTGFLYAGLMIDAHGKPKTLEFNCRMGDPETQPIMMRLKTDLFDVMMAATSGALDKMELEWDRRPALGVVMAAHGYPLHPRKGDAIHGLPLATEDAMVFHAGTQRQDGSIVTSGGRVLCVTALGGTVKAAQQRAYEVARGIDFDGAQYRKDIGYRAIKS
- a CDS encoding helicase HerA-like domain-containing protein: MADPLLIAKNSSTQCELLPALANRHGLITGATGTGKTVTLQTLAESFSRIGVPVFMADVKGDLTGISQAGTLGEKMAGILKERGIVAPDPLACPATLWDVFGEQGHPVRATVSDMGPLLLGRMLNLNETQEGVLNLVFKIADDNGLLLLDLKDLRAMLQYVGENAKDFTTKYGNVSAASVGAIQRGLMQIETQGGAKFFGEPMLNISDFMQTDSAGHGVVNILAADKLMHSPRLYATFLLWMLSELFEQLPEIGDPDKPKLVFFFDEAHLLFTDAPKALVERIELVVRLVRSKGVGVYFVTQNPLDIPDSVLAQLGNRVQHALRAYTPRDQKAVKATAQTMRQKPGLDIETAITELAVGEALVSFLDAKGRPSVTERVYVLPPGSQIGPISLPQRQQLLQDSLVAGVYEKEMDRVSAYEMLLERAGSAASPASTAPNGGAAGESAFGGMLGGLNDVLFGTTGPRGARHDGLAQSMARSAVRTMGSTVGREIIRGVLGSLFGGRKR